From one Cyprinus carpio isolate SPL01 chromosome B3, ASM1834038v1, whole genome shotgun sequence genomic stretch:
- the LOC109063300 gene encoding GRB2-related adapter protein-like, protein MEAVALYNFCATESDELSFQKGDVLKITNMEDDPNWYTAELVNRKGYVPKNYINVRPHTWFAGRISRHMAETRLRQRECGSFLVRESESAPGEFSMSVSYGDHVQHFKVLKDRDGYYFVWEEIFPSLNQLVDFYKTNSIAKERTVFLRDTLKRPHHAQALFDFKPEHNSQLHFLQGDVIDLLDCSDSQRWKGRCRGRVGFFPPEYVQPTYHTEGQ, encoded by the exons ATGGAAGCAGTAGCCCTTTACAACTTTTGTGCCACGGAAAGTGACGAGCTCAGCTTTCAGAAGGGAGATGTACTCAAG ATCACTAATATGGAAGATGATCCTAACTGGTACACAGCAGAGTTGGTGAACAGGAAGGGCTATGTACCTAAAAATTATATCAACGTAAGGCCGCACAC ATGGTTTGCGGGCCGTATCTCCAGACATATGGCCGAGACTCGACTGCGCCAGCGGGAGTGTGGAAGCTTCTTAgtaagagagagtgagagtgcaCCTGGAGAATTCTCCATGTCAGTGAG TTATGGGGATCATGTACAGCATTTCAAGGTGTTAAAGGACAGAGATGGCTATTACTTTGTTTGGGAGGAGATCTTCCCTTCCTTAAATCAGCTTGTGGACTTCTACAAGACCAACAGCATAGCAAAGGAAAGGACTGTGTTTCTGAGGGATACATTAAAG AGGCCCCATCACGCACAAGCCCTGTTTGACTTCAAACCAGAGCACAACTCCCAGCTGCACTTCCTGCAGGGTGATGTCATAGACCTGCTGGACTGCTCCGATTCTCAGCGCTGGAAAGGTCGCTGCCGAGGCCGTGTGGGGTTTTTCCCACCTGAGTACGTCCAGCCCACCTATCACACTGAaggacaataa